The following nucleotide sequence is from Mangifera indica cultivar Alphonso chromosome 1, CATAS_Mindica_2.1, whole genome shotgun sequence.
TGTCACTCCATATCCCCCTTATAAGAAAAACAATCTCATTATTCGTCCAACGTGTCTGAATTTGTAAGAAATGGCCAGTGATGAGTTCAGATTGGTGTCTTCTCAAGTAAATAATGAAGGAAGGTTGCCAAGAAAGTACACAGGAGACGGACAAGGGGCAAAGAAGAATATATCGCCACCTCTAGAATGGTACAACATGCCACAAGGAACCAAGAGCCTGGCTCTGGTGGTAGAGGACGTGGATGCGCCGGATCCATGTGGGCCAATTGTACCGTGGACCCACTGGGTTGTGGTGAACATACCACCAACTTTGAACCGTCTTCCTGAAGGGTTCTCCGGGAAAGAAGAGGAGGTGGGTGGCGACTATGCCGGGATCAAAGAAGGTAACAATGATTGGAAGGTTCCTGGGTGGTGCGGACCCTCGTTGCAGAACCATGGCCACCGGTTAGAGTTCAAGCTGTACGCTTTGGATGATGAGATTAAACTTGGTAACAATGTACGAGGTGTATGTTTATGATGTAAATGTGATTTCAATTAGTGTTACTTTGACTGTGTTCATGGCTGTCTAATGGTGCTGGTTTTGTGTTGCAGGTGACGAAGGAGAAGCTGCCGGATGCAATTGAAGGGCATGTGTTGGGAGAAGCAGTCTTGACGGCCAACTTCTGAATATTATTGTAATCTTTTCAATATGTGGCCTGATATGATAAGCAACTCCTTTTACTAAAATTGGCCTTTGCCTATTTAATCTTCCATTCTTGATTGCTTTCTCTAATTGCCTTTTGAGTTCTTCATTCTCATATATCCGTCCATGGCCACCAAGTGATTCATTGAAGATATCGTTTGAACCCAACGAATACGAGCATAAACTTGGATTCCATATGAGCTATgtaactcaaattcaagcttatatagaataaattgagtttgagctaaatattgattttttttttatataaaacaaatggattttaacaaatataaattttcaaatttaaattaatttggattggatgaaaaataaaattgtttttttttaattgaaattaagcCTCAACTCATTAATATAAAGGGAATTTTAAAtatactcttttatatttaagttaattttgaattgagttttattcgatttaataaatttaacaggTTTGAGATGAGTGAATAAGAATTAAttcaaagtttgatttaaatctattgtatcaaactcaaatcaacttaaataataaattatacatataagaataaataagtcattgaaaaaaaaaaacaattattgttaaaaaaataaaactatagtgaaaaattgttgaagaagCTTCAAATTCGAACCAAATTGTGGAATTAAAGTACATTTTAATTAGGGATccctttagattttaaaaaaatatttgtgtaaaagaattttataataaccAACCAATCATAAAATCTAATCGTATTATAACACAAtctaatgaaaaaaatgtgCCCATTAAACTTACATTAAACGATACCGTTCTAATAACAGAAATCTATCTTATCTTGTCTACCTTGCCACTTCACTACAGTGCTACGCTTCCAACAAATTTCGTATCCTAATAACCAACTAACCATTCCCTTCTATATTAAAATCACTTTGTTTATTCTCTCAAAAGTTAGAACCCTCCTCTTTCAATTTATCTTATTAGTACATTTGGTAACTGTTTAGAGATTTAACTTAACTATAAATTGCTTTTTATTTCTAGTTTTAGAGAATGAAGAATGCAAACACTAATAACAAACAGTCGGAATAAAGGATGAGACCAGGTGGCATGCTCGTTCaaagaagagacaaagatgaacTGTTGGAATAAAGTAATCAAATATGGACAGATGAAgagaattcaaaataaaatagtgtCTCAAGaattttatcacataatttATAGGCAAAAAAATGAACTAAGAACAAGAtacagagaaaaaaaatacagttttaaTTCTACTATTAAATCTATCAacaagacatatatatatagacaaacaaataagaaaaaaaatatcatttataatttagtgGCTGCTAATTGCACCCATTAACAATACTATTAACTTAAAGATCATAATAAATTCAACCCACTAACCATACCCATTAAGTTAAAGGTTAGAAGAAATTTTATCTACTAACAATACCCATTAAACTAAATACTATGACACATTTAACTAACCCAAACCACAAATAAAAATTAGCTTTGCATCAGTTTCTTAACATCCCCCCTTGATGCAAAGTTAGCAACTCCAAGTGATGATCAAAACTTCACAAATTTGGAATAACCAAGTCCTTTAGTAAAACCATCAGCCACTTGAGCATTTGTTTAGCAGTACTTCAGCATAATCAACCCTTATACCATAAAATCTCGAAAAAAGTGATGACGAAGcttgatatgttttgttcttcTGTGAAACACTAGGTTCTTGATAATTGAGATTGTTGTTTTGTTATCACAAAAAATCTCTATAGCTTTTGCTTGAAGTTAGTGTAAATCTTCCATAATCCTCCACATCCAAATTGCTTAATAAGCAGTTGAGGTTGTAGTAATATACACAGCTTCTAAAGATGATAATGTTGAGTTTGCTTGCTTCTTTGAGCTTCAGACACTATTCCTGagccaaaattaaaaaaaaagcaacttGTACTCTTTTTATCATCTACAAAACTTACCTAATCACTGtcaatgaaatcaaataatttaaagttaggAATTAGTTTATACCAAATTCCAAAATTGTTTGTAGCCCAAATGTAACGAAGAATTCACTTTGCTGCCTCAAGATGATGTAAGAAGAGATTATACATAAACCTTGAGACTAAACTGATTGGAAACATGATATCTAGATGGATATGAGTTAGATACATCAACCCTTCAACTAAACTTGTGAAATACTTCTCATTGGCCCTAGAGGTTCCATCATTCATTGTCAACTTCTCATTTGTGTTCATGACAGTAGAAGACATTTTACAATTCTGCATATTaaactttaacaaatataaaacatatttttcttgtgaaacaaaaataccataatcAATTTGGTAAATTTGCAACCCAAGAAAATAATACAACAACCCTAAGTCTGGCATTTCAAATTCATTAGTCAAGCTATTCTTGAATTCCCTAATAAGAACTTCAGAAGAACTAGAATAAataatgtcatcaacataaacacAAACAATGAGAATATCGTCTTCTTTTTCCTTCACATGCAAAGTAGGTTCACTGttactataataaaaaactattatcATTCAAATAAGAATCAAACATACTATATCATGCTCGTGGTGCTTGCTTGAGCCTATAAAGGGTCTTTTTGAGCTTGTACACCTTATCTTCTTTGTTTTCAACAACAAAACCTTGTGGTTGCTCAACATAAACATCTTCAGCCAAGTAACCATTTAAAAAGATAGATTTacatcaaattgaaatatttttcacTTCATATAAGTTGTCAATGTTAAGATCAATCTTACAACTTCAAATTTAGCAACAGAAGAGAAGGTTTCAAAGAAATCTTTGCCATACTTTTGCATATATCCTTTAGCCACCAGTCTTGTCTTATGCTTTTGCACACTTTCATTTGTATGATACTTCACTTTGTAGATTCACTTCACACCAATTGCTTTTTTTCCCTTTGGCAAATTAACTAGCTCTcaagtgttatttttttcaatagaaGTTATTTCCTTCTTTATTGGTATCTCCCAATCATCCTTTCCACATGTTTCATCAAAACTCAAAGGTTTTGTCACTAAAAGAACAAATGTATTAGAGTCATAAACATTTTCCCAAGGTTTTACCTTTCTTGGAAGAACTCCAAACATGGTTCTAGTAGTTATTCTTAATGGTTGAGGAATTGGAGAAGTTTGTAGCAACAACCTTGGAGATTTAAGTGTTGGAGAATCTTCTTGTGTCActtcattctcttcatcatATAACCCTTTTGACTCATTTTCTTCACATGAAAGGTGCTAGATTTTTTCTACATTCCACTCCCAAAAACTATTCTCATAAAAAATAGCACTCTTCAAATGATTAGCTTTTTGATCCTTGCCAGAAATCTCTATCTTCATCTAAAAGGCTTATTCTATGCTCTTCTCTTCAGACATGTTTATCCTCTCTTCATATACTAAGAGTGAGCCCATTAGTTTATTAAGAGAATAAGTAGAAAAATGTTTTGACTcctcaacaacaacaataacatgATTAAATTCAGAAGGTAAACTTCTCAAAACTTTTTCTACTATTGTTTGATAGTTAATTTGTTCTTCATAAGTTTTCATTTGATTCATAGTGACAGAAACTTTACCAATATAATCTTGAACAGACTTTATTACCTTTTATACACATATTCTCAAATTCTCTACGAAGAGTTTGGAGTTTTATAACAGTTACCTTATTATCTCTATGAGACTCTTTATGCAGAATAATCTAAGCTTTAATTGTTTTTGTCGTATTAGcaatataagagaaaattgaGTCTATCATTGCTTGCTGCAATATGAGCAACACCTTCATATTCTTCTTCCACCATTCTCTCATCTTTGCCTCTCTTTCAAGTCTACTAGATTTTGTATTCTTATTTTCTATAAGATCCCACAACTCTTGGGCAATGAAAAACGTCTTCATCTTTATGCTCCAAAAAGCATAATTTTCTCCATTGAAGATGAACACTAACGTTTAAAAAACATTCAGAGTATTCACACCGTTGGACATGATGAATACAAGGCTCTTCACTTGCTTCAATAATAATCTCAATCACACAATATGCCTACTCTAATCGGAACTTTGCTCTAATACCACAAGTGTTGGAATAAAGTAATCAAATATGGGTAGATGAAGAGAATTCAGAGTAAAAATAGTGTCATAGAAATTTTATCACACAATTtgtagacaaaaaaataaactaagaaCAAGATACAGAGAAAAAAATGCAGCTTTAATTTCACTATTAAATCTGTCAACAAGACATAGATATATAGAcaaacaaatgagaaaaaaaatcactttatgATTTAGTGGCTACTAATTACACTCACTAGCAAGACCCACTAACAACATCATTAagttaatgattaaaataaattcaatctacTAACAACAACCATTAAACTAAAGATTAGAATAGATTTATTCCACTAACAATACCTATTAAACCAAATACAGGACACATTTAACTAACCCAAgccacaaataaaaattaactttgctttatttttttcacatgaATATGGTCATCATCAAGACGTTGATGTTACTTCACATGGCCCCATGAATGATCGAGATCAATGTCGTTCATAATAACTTGCAGCATAACGTTCATGTCCTTGTTGAATCCACtttcagtaatttttttaagttctcTAATTTTCAGGAAGTTGGCATATCATGTTGACAGGGATTTTGAAGAGTGTTATTGTGGAGAAAGTAGGATTAGATTTGGAGCCTTAACAGCGAAAGATTTTGTTTATGGGAAAAGAAAGATAAGGCAGTGAACATTTGCATATGTGTGGTGTGAAAGAGAAAAAGCCTTAAAGGTTTGAGGACAGTAAAGAGATGAGAAAGGCTCTCCAATCTGTTGCTGGAGTTAGAGCAGAGATTGATAAGCTATCAgaaaggttaaatttttttgtgtatataatgaATGACTATATGAAATTTCTTACAGgctattcataaaattttaatttttagaagtCATCTAAGTTAAGTTCACTCAATCTTCAATcggatatttttttttttctaattgtaGGTCAGTGCATTGGAAGTGGATGTGAATTGGGGGACCAAGCTGCTGTTGAGGAATTTGATATGACTGCAGGTTAACTAATGAAAGAGTTGCTGAAATTGGATTCTATTGAGGCTGAAGGTGAAGCGAGAATGTGGCAGAAGGTTGAGGTTAGTATTTTATAGCATCCATTTCACATATTCTATGATATAACCATTAGACAGACTTGAAGGATTGATGTTGGTATTGCTGTATGTTTCGTGTTCTATATATAAGTTGTTCAGTCATCTCATTTGTTGCCTATCAATGCTAGTGACTATTCTCaattgatttattgaaatatcAGTATCTTCTAGAATATGCATTAGTTTTTTTGGCATACTTGGTAGGAAATACAATTCTTACCAAGGAatctaaaaggaaaaagagaattccaggatagtttttgaaattgggATTAGTGGTGGAGGATGTGGGATTGGTGAAGgattaaatataattctatTAGATATGGGATCTTTTCCAACTTTTGAAGATTGAGATTGGTGGTGGAGGATGTGATCATGACTAGAAGAAATATAGTACTACAGGTACTATTCTAAATTATGAACTTGGCTATCCTAATGGCAGTGTTTGATATGTCATGCATACTGATGTCCATTCACATTACAATGAATACATGAGAGTTAAGTGCTCTGCCCTATGCCTTTGACAATTCAAGGATGCTTTATGTATAGAAAGAGCTTTTGGGATTTGATTGTCTAACTGATCTAGCTGATGACTGTGAGTGACATTTGATGCAGTTGAGGGTTCTTTGGCACGATAAACATGGTTCCGGTGTATTGGTTAACCAATTTATGCAACTCAATCCAAAAGTCTTCTCTTCAAGATACTCAATAGCGGAATTTGTCTGTGTGATGCTTTCGGAATTTATTATTGTAAGTTGTTATCTAGTGTTGGAACCTTTAGTTTCACTGCTATCACTGAAACCTGGTAGAGTAGTGGTTATGATCTTATCCTTTGTTTCGGCAAAAAGTAAATTTGGAAAGAATGGAGATTTTCAATTTCATAGTTGTAACATAATAGTAGATGTCCTAGAGAGCATGCATACTTGCCCATGCTTggtaaatttaataagaaaatgcATCTTCAGTTTAGCTGTGATTACACCATTTTCCTTTTCTGGATCAACCTAAACCTGGAAGAGCATAGATGAAAAGTCATCATTATGTTCAGTTTAGGACATagtttatgatttatgtattcTTTTATGTGAATCACCTTCTACAAGATGATGCTCACTTCTATGGCCTAAATTGTGACATACAAGAATAAAACGGATAGATGGATTTTCTATTTGCATTGATAATCCTCACTATGTTCAACTTAGGATATGGTTTTGCCTATAGTCTTTCATAACTTATGTGTTCTTTGACGTATTCTCTGATGTGATTTAGCTTTCTATGAGATGTTGTTCCCTTCCATGTCCTAAATTGTGACATAGAAGTATTAAACTGGGTGGATGGATTTTTTATTCGCATTTGAATGAGTATTTTGACATGAGCTGAATATTAATGTAACAACTGTCTTccatttcataaaatattaaacttttagaggTTAGTATCATCATTTACATTATGCCAATTCCTGAAGAGTAAGAGTTTTCTGCAACCAGTATATGTTTATGTAACTTTATATAACTGAACCAGTATCTGTTCAAGCttcacaaaattatgtataaccATTTTGCAAGTTATGTTATATTTCATTAAATGGTGGTGCTTCAACTTATTGCTCCATCGAACAGGTGCATCGCACTCAAAAGTTCCATGAGACAATGGACAATCTCAAAGCAGAAATTTTAACCCATTTAGCAACAATAGCAATATTGTCACTGTGACAAGCCAAAGGGAGACCAGTGACTCTGGAGTGAGAAGCTTGAACTCCTCCTCCAAGACCATCCTCAACTGCCATAAATCAGGACTGGGGACAAAGTGTACACCTTGTTGTTTTGGTCTATGGAACATAGCTTGACATATAATAATATCAGGCGGGGTACCTTTTTTAATGGTTTCTGTGCCCCATTTAAATGTTAAGCTCCTGTTTGAATTAGAGACCTTATAATTGTAAAGAGAACTGAAGACAATGATAATTTGTattctttgattttaatttataataatattacatgaTCTTATGTTACATTGTGGTGTCATGTTCCATTGTGGCATTTAattcttaaacaataaaacaatgtacactcataataagaatatatt
It contains:
- the LOC123229574 gene encoding UPF0098 protein TC_0109, whose protein sequence is MASDEFRLVSSQVNNEGRLPRKYTGDGQGAKKNISPPLEWYNMPQGTKSLALVVEDVDAPDPCGPIVPWTHWVVVNIPPTLNRLPEGFSGKEEEVGGDYAGIKEGNNDWKVPGWCGPSLQNHGHRLEFKLYALDDEIKLGNNVTKEKLPDAIEGHVLGEAVLTANF